The sequence below is a genomic window from Streptomyces sudanensis.
CGCGTCCGGCCGGGAGTCGCCGGACTTCGCGAGCGGGACGCTCGCCGCGGTGCTGGACGCCTTCGCGGCGGGCGCCTGCCTGCTGGACGACAGCGGCCGGATCACCGCCGTCAACGCCTCGGCCGAGCAGATCCTGGGCCGGCCCGCCGCGGAGCTCGTCGGCCGGGACGCGCACGAGCTGCTCCACCGCGACCGGCACGGCGACCCCACCCCGAGGGCGCACTGCGCGCTGCGGAAGGCCGCCCTCGCCGGGCACACGGCCCAGAGCCCCGGTGAGTGGGCGGAGCGCGGCGACGGATCGCTGATCCCGCTGTCGTGGCTGGTCACCTGCCTGGACCAGGAGGGGCGGGAACCGGTCACCCTGGTGCTCTTCCATCCGCCCGACTCCGCGCCCCCGGCCACCCGGTCCCCGCGGCGGCCCTCCGCGTCGCTGTCGGAGCTGGACCGGCTGGCGCTGCTCGCCGAGACGACCACGGCGCTGACGTCCACGCTCGACGTGGACGAGGCCCTGGACCGGCTGGTGGGCCTGGTGGTGCCCCGGCTCGCGGACTGGGCGGTGATCGACCTGCTCAGGGAGCCGGACGAGGTGTGGCGCACCGCCGTCGTGCAGGCGAAGGACGACACCCTGGTGCACGTCGAGGAGCTGGAGGGCCCGATGCCGCCGGTGCCGGCGGAGTCGCCGATGCCCCTGTCACGGGCGCTGCGCGGCGAGTCGTCGGCGCTGGCGGGCCCGGAGACGTACCAGGGTCCGCCGGACTCGGAGGTCGCGCTGGAGCAGCGCCGCCTGTTCGAGGCGACGGGGATGCACTCGGCGGTCATCGCGCCCATCCGGGGCCTGCGGGAGATCCTCGGGGCGCTCACCCTGGGCCGTTCCGAGCGGTCGGAGGCGTTCACGGCGGCCGACGTGGCCCTGCTGGAGGACATCACGCGCCGGGCGGGCCTCGCCCTGGCCAACGCCCGGCTGTACCAGCGGCAGCGCAAGGTCGCGGAGACCATGCAGCGCCATCTGCTGCCGCAGCTGCCGACCGTGCCGGGGCTGGGGATCACGGCCCGGTACCTGCCCGCGCCGGACGCCTCGCACGTCGGGGGCGACTGGTACGACGCGTTCGTACTGAGCGACGGGGCGCTGGCGCTGGCGATCGGGGACGTGGTCGGTCACGACCTGGAGGCGGCGGCGGGCATGGCGCAGCTGCGCAACATGCTGCGCGCGTACGCGTGGGCGCAGCAGGGGCCGGCGAGCGGGATCGTCGAGTGGCTGGACCAGGCGTCGCTGCACATCGCGGAGGTCTCCATGGCCACGCTGGTCTTCGGCCGGATGTCCGTGTCGGCCGACGGGCGGTGGGGGCTGTCCTGGACCAACGCCGGGCACCCGCCGCCGCTGCTGGTCACGCGGGACGGCGCGGCGCGGTACCTCTCCGAGGGCCACGGCGTCCTCCTGGGCCTCGGTGCGTACAAGGGGCGGGTGGCCCGTGCGGACGCGACGGCGGAGCTGCCGCCCGGATCGACGCTGATGCTCTACACGGACGGCCTGATCGAGGAACCGGGCCGCTCGCTCGACGAGGGCCTGGACCGGCTGCGCGGACACGCCGCGGCGCTGGCGCACCGGCCCGTGGAGGCGTTCGCGGACGAACTGCTCCAGCGGGCCAGACCGGAGCAGAACGAGGACGACGTGGCGCTGCTGGTCCTGCGGATCCCGGACTGACCGCCGCCGCGGCGACGGCGGTCGTACGGCGCGGGCGCGGGCGCGGTCCCGGACCCGGGCCGGATCCGGGACCGCGCGGCCGGTCCGGGGCCGTACGCCCGCGCGGCCCGCTGTACGGCCCGGGTCAGGCCGCCGTGTGGTCGAGGATGGCCTTCGCCAGCGGCTCCAGCACGGGCCCCGGCAGCGCGTGCCCCATGCCGGGGACCTCCACCAGCCGCGCACCGCGGATCACCTGCGCCAGGTGCCGCGCGTGCGGCGGCGGGAAGACGGGTTCGGCCGGGGCGGACACGACCAGCGTCGGCACGTCGGTCGCGGCGAGGGCCTCGGTGCGGAGCATCCCCGAGTGGTCGGCCCGCCCGTGCGCGGTGCTGATCCGGGCGTGCCCGGTGTGGGCGAGCACGCGCCGCTCCGTCTCCCGCGCGGCCTGCGCGTCGAACGGGATCGCGTCGCCGTTCAGCAGCCGCCAGTGCTCGACCCGCCAGGCCATCTCGTCCTCCGGGGCGAGGTCCACGGGGCGGTGGGCCCACATGTCCAGGATGCGCGGGTCGATCGGCGGCAGCTCCCCGACCGGTGTGACGGTCCCGTCCGGCGCGGTGTACGGAGTGGTGCTGAGCGCGCAGGTGCCGAGGAGCGTGGCGGTGCGGAGCCGTTCCGGGTGGTCGGCGATCAGGAGCTGGGCCAGCATGCCGCCCAGGGACATGCCGACGACGTGCGCCCGCTCCACCCCGAGCCCGTCCAGCACCGCCAGCGCGTCGTCCGCGAGGTCGGTGATCGCGTACGGCCGCGTCTCGTACGACCAGGTCGAGCGGCCGGTGTCGCGGTGGTCGTACCGGACGACCCGGTGGTGCGCGGCCAGCGCGTCCACCAGCTCGTCGGGCCACCCCACGCCGGACGCCTGGGCGCCCATGATCAACAGGAGCGCCGGCGCGTCGGCGTCCCCCCGCTCCTCCACCCACAGGCGGACGCCGGGCGCGGCGTCGACGAGGTGTTCACGGTGCACGGTGCGCTCCCTCGGATGCGATCGGATCAGAAATCAGACGAGACGTATCGTCTCGCCAGTCACCGTAACGCACCCGCCGGGCCGCCCGCACGGCTTTTCCACACCCCGGCCCGCTCGCCCCGGCGAATCGACCACCGCCCACCGTCCCCCGTCTCCGGGGCCGGACGCGGGGCCTCTCGCGCCGGGTGGCCCGCCACCCCGTCCCCGGCGCNGGGGTGGGGGCCGGTCGTGCCGCGGGCCGCGCCGGAGCCGGTTCCGGCACCCACGCTCCTCCGGCCGCGGCCGCGACCGCGCCCCCGCCGGGGCGGGGAAGCCGGTCGAGGCGGCGGGCCGGGCCGGATCGACGTCGTGCTCCCGGCGGGGAGGCCGTACGGGGCGCACCCGTCCCCGGGTGCGGCGAGCGCCCCGCCGGGCACGTGCGCCTCACCGGGGCCGCCACCGTCGTACGGCCCGCCCGTGACGGCGGCTCAGGTGCGGCCGCCGTTGTCGACGCAACTGCCGAGGGTGATCTGCCACGGCAGGACCGACATCTGCACCCGGTGCCCCTCGGCGATCGAGAGGTTCGCCGTGTGGTGGCGGCCGCCGGGCTCCAGGATCCAACGCCACACGATCGGGCCCTTGGTGCCCTGGAAATAGACCTCGTATTCCATGGCCATCCGGCTGTTGTTCCACACCGTGACGATTTCGCCGTCGGCCGTGAACCTCATTCCGGCCCGGTCCCTCTTGTTGGGCGCGTCGTAGTTGATCCAGGCGTCGCGCCCTCCCGGATCGGTGCGACTGGGAGCGCTCTTGTGCGTGCACTTCCAGTAGAAACCGCCCGCTGCCCCGGCCGGGGCCGAGGCCGTCCGCGTCTGCGAGCCGGCGTGCGAGTCGGCTCGGGCGGCACCCGTCAGGGCGCCCGCCGACAGGGCCAGGGTCGCGACCGCGACCGAAAGAGCCCTCGCCGGCCATGACTTCACCTGCATGTCACTGCCTTTCCCCCTGAGCGGTGGACCGGCTGCCGCCGAATTCGCCGCTCCTTTTCGATTCCCCTTCATCCTGGACCCGTGAAAGCCCGTTGCGGAAGGCTCAATTGATGCGCGAAAAAAGGGTATTGATACCCTGCGTTCATCGACGGCGGCGACCGGGCGGCAGGCGGGGGAGCGATGCCCACGGATCCGAGTACGCAACAACTGCGCATGTTCCTCGCACTGGCGGAGGAACTGCACTTCGGCCGGGCGGCCGACCGGGTCTTCGTCAGCCAGCCCGCGCTCAGCCGGCAGATCCGGGCCCTCGAGGAACTCCTCGGCGTCGCCCTGGTGGAGCGTTCCACGCGCCGTGTCCGGCTCACCGGGGCCGGGCAGGCGCTGCTGCCGTCGGTGCGCGCGGCGGTGCGCGCCGCGGACGCGCTGCGCGAGGCCGCGCGGGAGGCGTCCCGGCACGACACCGACCGCCTGGTGCTGGGTTCCTACCTGTCCGCGCTGCCCGCCCTGCGGATCCTCTTCGACGCGCTCCGGCGCCACGACGGCGCCCCCGTCGTCGAGTGGCGGGACGTGGACAACGTCGGCCAGGTGCGGGCCCTGCTCGACGGCGGCGTCGACGCGGTCGTCTGCTACGCGCCCGTGCCCGACGGCGTCCGCACGCTCCGGCTGGGAACGGAGGAGCGGTACGTGTGCCTGCCCGGGAGCCACCCGCTCGCCGACCGTGCAGAGGTCGCCCTGGCGGAGCTCGACGGCCTCCCCGTCATCGGCTTCTCACCCGCCCTGAACCCCGAGTGGCGCGCCTTCTGGGCGGCCGACCCGCGTCCCGGCGGAGCGCCCGTCGCCTACACGTCCCATGCCGTCACGACCCTGGAGGCGTGCATCACCCACGTCGGCCTGGGGCACGGCATCCGCTTCATCCCCGCCAGTTGCCGGCAGCTCATGCCCCGCCCCGGCATCCGGTACGTCGCGGTCTCCGACCTGCCGCCGTGCCACGCCGTGCTCGCCTGGTCCGCCTCCCGGCCGGCCCCGCCGGCCCTCGCCGCGCTCCTGCGCGTCCTGCGCGCCCGCACCCGTACCACCGCGGTCGGGTGCCGCCCCGACGGGACGCCGGGGTGGTGGTGGGAGACGACGGCCCCGTCCCCCGCCGTGTGAGGAGCCCTCCGGAGGCGGACGGCCCGCACGACCGCGACCACCCGTCCCGGCAGCCGACCGCCCTGCCGGCACTGCGTCACCCGGGGCCGCACGCCGCGCACTTCGGCGTGCGCCGCGGTGGTCAACCTCCGGGGACCGACCCGGCGTCATCCGGAGCGCGGCCGGTGATGTCATCACCACCACCGGCGACCTCGACCGCTTCCACCGCGCCCTGTTCGGAGGGAAGCTGCTCCCGCCCGCGCAGATGCGGGAGCTCCTCCGGGAAGTACCGGCGGGCGGGGGGATCGGGTACGGGCCGGGGGTCGAGTTCGCGCGGCTGTCCTGCGGGGTGAGGGCGGTCGGCAAGAGCGGACGCGCCAACGGCTCCCTGTCCGCGATGGTCGGCACGGTGGACGGGGGGCACCGGCTCGCGTTCGACGTCAACGGGGACTGGCTGCGCGACGGTTCGCTGTACACCGACGTGATCGAGGCGGAGTTCTGCGGCAGGGTGCCCGCCCGCGCGGAAGGATCGCCCGCCCCGGCGCCGCGGCTCGCCGCGCTCCTCCACGGGGCCGGCGGCGAGCGGGCCCCTCAGAGGTAGACGACCCGGACGACCGTGACCGTGCGGACGCCGCGGCTCACGTAGTACCGGATCACCACGCCCGACACCGTCGCCTCCCGCCGGTCCTCGTCCGGGCCTATCGGCACCGAGTCGTACCCGTAGGGGTCGGGGACCAGCCGGGCGTGCATCCCGGCGTCGAACCGGGTGCGCAGGGACGCGTCCATGGAGTCGAGGGCGAGGTCCGCCGGGGGCGCGTACTGGAGGTGGTAGCGGCTCACTCCGGTACGCCCTCGCCGCGTGCCAGGCGGTCGAACAGCTCCGCGTCCTCCCGGTCGGCGTCCGTCGTGGACAGCGCCCACCGGGCGAGTGCGAGCGGCAGCTCCGCCACGGGGACGTGCGGGATCTCCGCGTCGAACATCCGCGCCCGTTCCTCGTCCAGGGCGGCCCGGATCGCCGCGATGGTGCCGGGCAGCTCGACCAGCCGCCCGGCGATCACGGTCCTCACAGGACCGCGGCGCCCGCGAGGGGCGCCCTCCGGGCCGGGGGCGCGGCGGGCTTCCGGGAGCCCCGGGCGCGGACGGCGCGCACGCGGGCGGCGGCCCCGGTGCGCCCGCCGCCGGGGCCGCCGGAGGGTGGTGTGCGCCGGTCGGGAGCCGCCCCGACGGGACCGCCGCTGCCGCGGTCGGGCCCGGGCCCGGGCCGCCGGGGACTGTCGCTCATGACTGCTCTCCTGCCAACCGCTGGATGGGGCACGGTGATTCACGGAAGAT
It includes:
- a CDS encoding SpoIIE family protein phosphatase; amino-acid sequence: MTAAETAGASGRESPDFASGTLAAVLDAFAAGACLLDDSGRITAVNASAEQILGRPAAELVGRDAHELLHRDRHGDPTPRAHCALRKAALAGHTAQSPGEWAERGDGSLIPLSWLVTCLDQEGREPVTLVLFHPPDSAPPATRSPRRPSASLSELDRLALLAETTTALTSTLDVDEALDRLVGLVVPRLADWAVIDLLREPDEVWRTAVVQAKDDTLVHVEELEGPMPPVPAESPMPLSRALRGESSALAGPETYQGPPDSEVALEQRRLFEATGMHSAVIAPIRGLREILGALTLGRSERSEAFTAADVALLEDITRRAGLALANARLYQRQRKVAETMQRHLLPQLPTVPGLGITARYLPAPDASHVGGDWYDAFVLSDGALALAIGDVVGHDLEAAAGMAQLRNMLRAYAWAQQGPASGIVEWLDQASLHIAEVSMATLVFGRMSVSADGRWGLSWTNAGHPPPLLVTRDGAARYLSEGHGVLLGLGAYKGRVARADATAELPPGSTLMLYTDGLIEEPGRSLDEGLDRLRGHAAALAHRPVEAFADELLQRARPEQNEDDVALLVLRIPD
- a CDS encoding alpha/beta fold hydrolase, which codes for MHREHLVDAAPGVRLWVEERGDADAPALLLIMGAQASGVGWPDELVDALAAHHRVVRYDHRDTGRSTWSYETRPYAITDLADDALAVLDGLGVERAHVVGMSLGGMLAQLLIADHPERLRTATLLGTCALSTTPYTAPDGTVTPVGELPPIDPRILDMWAHRPVDLAPEDEMAWRVEHWRLLNGDAIPFDAQAARETERRVLAHTGHARISTAHGRADHSGMLRTEALAATDVPTLVVSAPAEPVFPPPHARHLAQVIRGARLVEVPGMGHALPGPVLEPLAKAILDHTAA
- a CDS encoding LysR family transcriptional regulator → MFLALAEELHFGRAADRVFVSQPALSRQIRALEELLGVALVERSTRRVRLTGAGQALLPSVRAAVRAADALREAAREASRHDTDRLVLGSYLSALPALRILFDALRRHDGAPVVEWRDVDNVGQVRALLDGGVDAVVCYAPVPDGVRTLRLGTEERYVCLPGSHPLADRAEVALAELDGLPVIGFSPALNPEWRAFWAADPRPGGAPVAYTSHAVTTLEACITHVGLGHGIRFIPASCRQLMPRPGIRYVAVSDLPPCHAVLAWSASRPAPPALAALLRVLRARTRTTAVGCRPDGTPGWWWETTAPSPAV